The DNA sequence ACGAAATTTTACCGTCAATATGAGCAATACGCCAAAGAGGTACAGCGCATATTTAGGAGACTATTGACGAGAGATCTAAAGGCAATTTTTGCCGGCATCGTTCTAATTTTCGTCGCCTGTTGcgtgaatttttctttgttttggcACGGAAGCAGGTGTCTGTCATCAGTGAGAATCCGTCAATCGTTTGTCAGGGCAACAATTTGTGCCGCACTCACTTCTCTTTCGCTCTCTTTACTATTGCGTATTAGCGTTGCGGAGTCACTTTTATTTGGTGTAGCGGCTGGTTCTGGTCTAGGATTTCTGTCTTTGAATAAGAAGGGATTGAGGACGATATCTTTCAGCCAAGTAACGGGGACAGGATGCCTCGGATCAATAGTGCTTCTCCTTCAGTGCATCATCTTATTTTCCGACAGTTACATACACAATGAAGACGCCGTCGTTGACTACGCTGTCAAAACGGCACTCGTTGTCTATTTATTTGTTACCATACGGTCACAAGTTCGTCGTAGGGAAGCGGCACGAACATCAATCGTCgtgatttctcttttgactCTCGGAATTCTCACCTGCAGTCGATTAGCTAGCAATTTTCGAACGTGTCGTTCGACTCTACGCAATCCGTGTCGTGATCTCGAGTCGTGGTCGCCTCCCGAACGCGTTCGTCTTATCATTTCCTCTATCTGCGTTGGATTGGCGCCGTGTGTCGTCTACGGGACGTGGCGGAGTCGCAGTCGTCTGTCTCGACTTCAACAATacgtcattttctctctATTGTTTCTGATGTCAATCTGTGTTTGCCTCTATTGGGTTGCAGCGGTGCCCGATTGGCAAAATGTCTACTTTCCCAGAACTGTTGATGCACTAATTATTGTCCTTTATTTAGGCACGACCTTGTCTCCATCAATGTCAGTGGGGTACGTTAGAGAAGGTAAATTTTAGAGTGTTTTAAATTCATTTTCCTTTTAGAGGCTATTTTGTTCCGCTGCTCGGTGCTACGTGGATATTTCTTACAATGATGCAGGGAGATAAGCTGGCTCCAGCGATGGCGCTTATGGCAATCCAGACAATGATGATAGACCGTGTAATTGCCCTTATTTGTCAAACGTCTACAACCCGAAGTAAGCCGTGACGTTGAAATCTTTAGATTGGCAAAATTCCTTTTAGTTTCTTGGATTGAAGTCGTTCTCTGGTCAACTCTCAGTTGGCAATATTTCTACTTTACCGGTCACCACACAGCCTTGTCTAGTTTGCGAATTCAAGCCGGTTATATTGGCCTACGGGGTGATGTGACGCCTGGCTGGAAAATGATTGTCGCTGGTGGTCTCGTTGCCATCAATACGTACTCGTCACAGATCTGGTTCACTGCCAGTCTCCCGCTCATTCGGCGGAAGGTAAACCCTAAAGAAAGTGAcagttcttcgtcgttcacTGACTTGGCTGTGTCCTACTTACTCTGCTTTGGCATTAAGGCAAGCTTTGTACTGCTCAACTCCTTGAGATAACTCTGACTTTAGATGCTGAGCGTGTGTCTCGCTGTTACCTGGTTTCTTGATCATCCCGCGGGCATGGGAACGTTTACACCGCGACTGCTGTTCGAATTCGCCGCAGTTCTTTGCGTTTTTGGCACTATCTTGGTCTCGTCTTTGCTCGCATGTCTCAGCAGCCGGCAGAAAGACGCCTCCTCCAAGTCCATCAAGGCCATGgagtaataataataataataatgttattatttttttatacAGGACTACGCATCCTCCTGTCGTGCAGCAATCTTCTATGACTATCATAAAGTACTAATACTGAGTAAATAAAGCGACTTTGTGCTAATTGCTTTCTTCACAGTGGCACCAATATTCTAGCGTTTGGCAGCAGACTTGCAcagatttctttttcctcggtttatgctgcttctgctgagGCGACGGCGGTCTTGCATACACTGGTAACGCTCGCGTTCTCAGAACACCCCCACTTCCCAATCCAGCCGGACACCAAGCCAGTCTCAAACCcagtgacgacgatggaGACGAATCTGTCGACTTGACGacatcgctttcttttctctccttccaCTTTTCAAATGCTGTTTCGCtcatcgtctttctctccaAGCGAAGTCTCTCTGCTTCTTTTGCTTCCTCCTTAGCAGCGCGTCGTTTTGAAACGGCCGTTTCCTTTAATTTTTCCCCCTTTTTCTCTGCCCTATATTGATGGAACCTTACTGGGAATCCCAACGTTTATTgggtttttattttcttaccaATTTTGAAATGCCTTTTGGCTAtccttttgtttttcctcaatttcttcctccttttcttttgcagttttctttttcttcgtcaccTCAGTGATTTGCTTCTCCTTCAGCTTCTCGtccttctttcctttccATGCactaaatgacgtcacgacatCCTGCTTTcgactctctttctcctccgatttctctcgttctttttctctttccgctttctttttttcgatagccttcttcttcaactccaCCTCTTTTGCAGAACTCCAAGCCtcaaacgatttctttgaaTCTATACCACGTTCTATCAACTTGACTTtattctcctcttcctccatctttttcttagaaatcaactcctttttctccttcctcTCAGCAGCTTTCTTCTCCATCAACCACTGCTCATAGATTGCCTGTCTCATAGAACTCGAATCTGCCCATGCACTCTCCTTCACAACGGTCGAGCCGTCTTTTCCCTTCAAAAACACCGCTTCGCCTTTATTTCCTTCGATTCGATTCACCTGTCTTGGCTCAGCTCTTTTCTCCTCCATCAATCGTATGGATGACCGAGCCATTTTTCTAGCAGCCCAATCCTCAAACGCTGCATCGCGGATCGTCTGAGAATCGGCCAATCGACCGCTTCCCGTTCGCAGAGACGACGGCTCGTTTGTAGCGTGAGCAACTACTGTTTCTTGTGCGTAGGACTGACGCAGACTCGCCCCAGGCTGACGTTGATTGACAGCTGTcatttccttcgttttctgtttttctcCGCCGCTCCGTCGAGTCTTGCCACGGCTCCTAGTCCCTTCCATTATTTTCGGCGTGTTTGGCTAACGCGCTTTATATCGTCGCGTTGgaaacgaagacaagaaaatTCTCTCGCGTCGAAAATGTCCGATCCTTCGTCCGAcgcacgtcgtcttctgtcTGTGGCGGCGCGCGTTCATATACCCCAACTAGGCGGCACCGCAATTGCTCTCAAAACGACGGGAACGGAGCCGACTCGCCAACCGGCTTACGATCTTCGCAAACACAAACGCGAAGTGTCGACGCGCTATCTCAAAGGCATCAGCGCTGGCTTATCATTCAACGAGGACGTCGTAAAGGAGCGGGGCCCCGAAACGATTCCCTATCGATCGGAGGAACTCAAACGTCTATTTCGAGccgaaacaaaaagaaaaccacCGTCGacacaacaaagaaaatggGCACCACGACCATTGAGTCATTTCCGATGTATGGGTAAGGATCCAAATCGCGAGGAAGGAAAGGGAATAGAaattccgccgccgcttccatcGCCGCCATCGCGCTTGGGATTTCGAAGAAAAACACCTCAGCGTTCTGTTCAATCTTCTAAGGCATCGCCTGTGGCCACGGATCGATGGGAAAAATATATTTTGACGCAATTGAGCGATTCTGCAGCGGATTTGCTTATTCGTAAGtcgtcgggcggcggcgaagagaaagacgctTTGGCTCGATTCATGGAGAATTATCGGAAGGAGGGACGGCGAGTGTACGAAAGGGTCAAACCAAAAGAAGacacagaagaagaaaggagtAATACCCCCAAGGAAAATGATACGAAGACCAAAAAGGTGGCGAATTTTCGTGACGACTGGTTAGCCAAGACGAAGATTGTACCTGGCGTTGGCAACGATTTGATACGGTTTGACAATGGGGACGAGTATGAGAAAGTTTTGACGGTGAGCTATCCGGAGAACCCTAAGACGTACAGCGAGAAAACACGTCGCTTGGCAAGCCCAGCGGAACTAATCAAGGGACATCGTCGATGGAAAGACTTTCCAGCACCAGTAGAGGCAAGAAAGAACATTTTTAGAATaggaaatttattatttattctatttAGGATGATAGAGAGACGCTCTGGCGAATGCCTGAGCCTAGAGGACTTTATGGGGAGAAGAGACGCTTGCACGAGAGCGAAGCATCTCTCTTGGGCTCTTCAACTGCTTCTCAGATAGGTTAGGACTGTCGCAAATCAGACCGCAAACgtgtaatttttttagttgatgAGTGGCACGCTCGCTACAATTTAAAAGTGAAgtggacggcgacgacgacggagcaATTATTCAAGGATTTAACGAGTGTAAATGACTACGTTCGATTGGCAGCTGTCTCCGCGTGTGCGTACGCAAAACGTCTCAATATAAAGGTAACCAACGTTTCTTCTTATTGAAATATTACGTCTACTCTCGTATAGTCCGAGTCTGAGTCTCCTTTACCAATCAGATTATTAAATCTAGTTAAATCTACATTGTCTGATTCGAATGACACGGTAAAACTTGGTGCTGCAGTGACTCTTTTTACACTGAACCTTCCCTGTGTTGAGGTAAATACGCTTGTACAGGTTCAGGTGAAGGGTTCAACGTCTTTTATAAGGGTCAAGCGGTTCTGTACAATGCTCTCCTGAAGGGACAGGATTCGGACAAGTGGACAGCGGTGCAATGTTTGACAGGAGCTCACGTCTGCGACGAAGTCATTGTTAGGGAACTTTTTAGTCGTCTCAATGGCTTGGATGACGCGCAGCATTTCAAGGCGTCTGCTCTTCTAAAGAAACTCAGTCGGAATTCCGTgagacgagagaaaaaaagcgcCAGTTTTCTGTTATTCGCGTATAGTCTCTCGTTCATTTTTTGACTGGTGAACAATTGAATAGCAATTGCTGGCAGGCAAGGCTGAATAGCTGTAAATTAGTTCCTCTCCTTTACGGGTCAATCAATAAGGTAGGATCTCAATGGATGTGTTTGAGGAGTTGCTTTATTCTTTTGTTTAGGATTTGACGCAAAAGTTACTCGATCTGATGTGGCACGACTGGAGTTCGGGCGTTCGTCAAGCCGCCGCCCAGGCATTAGGAAAAAcgggaaaaggaaaagtgaGTTTGTATTATATATAGGAAAGGGTGTGTATGCTATATGGAATTTCTCAGCTGGTTCACGACGAACTAAGGGAAAAACTAAAGAACGGgaaagagagcgagaagaTTGACGCGTTGagaaaagtaaaaaatatttttaaaaaagtcATGTGCGCTTTGTGATTGgatcgaatttcttcaaagaTTCGTGGCCTAGGCTTGATGACCGGTCGAATGCTGCCCTCGTTTCTCGCCTGCTTTCGAAGCGACTACGTCTCCGTCAAACTTCACGCGACAAAAGTatcctcaattcaatatgATTCTATAGAACGTATGTAATTTTCTCAAAAGGCTGCAGCCGAGCTTTTGATTAAAGACGTCAAAGTCATAGAAGCGCTTATGAAACAGATGGACGACGATCTCTGGAAGATGAAAGCTCACGCCATACAAGGTAATGAGAAGAGAACCACGGGACTATTGATTCCATACGTTTCTCGTATTAGCACTTGGCCTGATTGGCGTCAATCATCCTGGCTTGATTGACAAATTACTATGGTCAATGCGATTCGAAAAACATCCATTTGTACGCGCCGAAGCCTGTCGTAGTCTTCAGCTCATTCGACGTACGAtggacaacgacgacgacattgacGACACAGACGCCCGAATTATTCCGGTCCTGCGTGATCTATTGACAGTTGACAGTGACCCAAATGTAAAGCGGTAAGTGAACTATGGGAGGGGGCGTGGCCCCAATGACATCAttctctttgatttttttttaggGAAGCCGCTGCTGCGCTGAGGGCTCTCGGTCAAGAGCCGACAGCTGACGAAAGCATGACTGCGCTCGTGCGAGAAGAGGTGAAGAAATTGGGAACGCGTGGACGCATCATAACGCGCATCGTCGAGCGAGAAATCGCCGAGACGCTAGAAcaacatcgacgtcgtcttctacgagcgtcgccgtcgccgtcgccgtcgagacgATGGAGACaggcgacgcgaacgactgTTTTGAGTAGTTGGATACGTGGAAcggacgacggcgaggcGAGCGACGATGAAAACAGCGAACTGATTCCACTAAAAGATGAAgaggacggcgacgaagacgagacgactGAAAGAGGACAAGctacgactacgacgactacgacgactaGGGAACTAAGGGATGGTCGAGTAACAATGCAATCAACTGCTCTGTCTCATTACATGGACGGCGTGAGCGATATTTAGACATGTGAGAATACACTGTACAGTTGCGCGCTGCCTAGTGCGCAAGCGCGGTGCTAATTTTGTCGTCAGGGTTTCTGAGGCTACGAAATGCCTTTGAACAGGTTCCCTTCTCGTCCAGTACTCAATTTCATGGGAATGACGCTAGAGAAAACGAGGAGCTGGTAAAAAGCTAATCGAGGCCTCTCGCGAGGAAACGACTCTCAACCGGAGTGATTGACCCCTGTTTTGCCTAGGACGCCTACGGTGGGAGTATGGCTGGGCTTAGGAACAATCGCACTGTGCTATTTCACCGACTGGCGCGTCGTCATGGGCAAAATTCCTTTCGTACGACAAAAGTACGAACACGAGCCGCCTCACTAACGACACAAAGCGAAGAATAGTGCATGATTGTGTGCTCATTCGTTTAAAAAAAGCCCTTTTCGCTGCAACTACGTGTACGAATATTTCATGTTGGTGTTTACGCATGCGCAATCTACGGAAGTAAATTTGCCTTCGGCACGTTCCGACAGCCTTTTTTGTCGGCCAACGGTGCAATCCCCTCGATTTTCGAACGAGGCAAacgctcgtcgcgtcgccttcGTTCTCACCTATCGCATTTTCCGCGTGCAAACgcacatcgtcgtcgcgcgcgacgcgccgcgaaacaacaaaaaaatccgCCATGGCGCAACAACCGCGAAAGTTCGTCGAAAAGATGGCCCTgctcaaagaaaaggaacGTCAACAGTCGATGGCCGTCGAGCAAGTGTTACAAGAAGTGCGCGCGGCTAAAGTAGGCGTAGGTGGTCGACGAATCGGTTCGAACGCGCAATTCGGCTCGGTAAGCGCCCCCTCTCGTTCCACGCGCGCGTATCCAACGCAATCCCTATCGCGTCACGTCGCAACTGGCGCGTCTCTTGTCGCCTCCATAGGAttacgccgtcgccgcgcaGCCGCCCTACTACGCGACGTCAACTCGTCATCGTTACGATCCCGCTTACGGGGCCTCGGCGGCCGTCGCCCCGACGACGCCCGATTACGGGACTCAACAGTTGATACACAGTCGATTGACTCAATCGTTACCCGTGCTCTattcgccgcctccgccgccgccgccaccgccgtcaCATCAACAGCAATCTCtaccgccgccaccaccgccgTCTCAACAGCAACTTCATCACAATCTCCTAGATCTTCAGGTTCCATACATAGAATAAACAGATACTTTCATAGTTCCACTTGTTTCTTATTCTAGAGCGCTCTTCACGAGCAACGGGAAATGGTGCATgctggtggcggcggcggcaacgctCCTACTATCGTATCAGCGTCGAATGTTCGAACGAGATTTCCCCATAAAAGCCAGGGAATGGATTGTCGAGTGCGCTAACTCACtccatttatttatttatttatttatttattatttttagacGGAGTATCCGTCTATGATGCCTATGCAACAGACGTTGGACGttctgtcgtcgtccgagCAGCTCTGTCGTcggtgagaaagaaaaagaaaaagaagttttGCAAGGACCCAGCTTCTTTTGTTATAGAATCAAATCAGAACCGGATATACATAACAGCATGAAAGCAGCCGAAGAGTCGAGCCAGCTGAGACAGAGATTACTCGCCACAACGGCCACAATACCAGGTAAGAAATTCCAACATCTCCTTAACTAAACCGGAATTGGAATTCATTTATGTATGTCCTGTTTATAGAAGATGACCGGCCCGGAATGATGAGAGTAAGCGTTCAAATATCATTATTCGACTTCTCTATTTTTCCATATAGGCGCCAGCGCCGACagcgacggcaccgtcgtCATTTGGACAGAGACATCGAACCCAATCCACCGTTCTGCCTCCCTCCTACATCTCAACCCCGTATGGCTTCGCGACTCTCCCCTTTGTCATTGTTTGCACTAGGGTTTTTCGCTTAGCAACGACGGTTATTCGCTCGCCGGCGCTCGAGCCAGCTCCGTTCCCAATCTCACCGAAGATCCCGTCAATTCGTCAGAAAGTGAGTTTGACGATTCTGCTATatacggcggcggcggcggcggtcacATCAGCGGGGCGGCATCGGCTGCAGCTGCCGGCGGTCAGACGGCAATCTTTCGCGTACGACAAGGTTTTATGAACGTCGGTTCGAAGCAAAAGTCACCCGTAGTACCGAGATCTGTTCGACGTCACCAACAACAGCATATGTATGGTGACGTGGAAACGGTTCACTCTCCGTCGTTGCATCCGCCGCCGATGTATAGTCTAAacaagcagcagcaacaacagcagcaagaTGGCTATGCCGCGGATTTTCCGGCACTTGTTTCGCCGCCTCTAACGGCTGCGAATAACAGTGGATCGTCGTCCTTGGGccagcagcaacaacaacagcaattCGCCTTTCCTATGGGTTATCCTGATCAGCATTCACAGcgacaacagcaacagcaacaacagcaacaacaacactACTTCTGTGACGTCGGAAGTGAACTGCAGGTATAATTAATAGTCTCTATCTCACGTTTATTGATATTTGTTTGTGCAGCAGACAGCTGCCTTGCAGCGAAAGTTCAACGCTATGAACGTAGCGCCTAATGACATGCCACCACCCCAACAGCAACACATGCCTAATTCACCGTCTTATCCTTTTTCTGCTGGAAATGATCAGCTGACTCAGAATTACTCGCCTTATTTTACTCAATCGTCACCTCTCCCCTCTTTAGTTGTTTCACAGAGTAACGATCAGTCTCAGCAACAGATGCCGGGATTTCCAACGTCCGGTCATAGCCAAGTTTATTCGTCGGAAACGCTTGTTGACAGTCTGTTTGCAAAGCAGTTAGACAATTCCGAATTGGAGTCACTTTTGTATAGCGAAAACATGCTTCCTGATCCCGAGACGGAGGAGGCGCTCAAGAGGCAGCCTTGAGTACTGTGTAGGGGATTGTAATGGCGGGTAATTAagtattttatttctagcTAAGGTTTTTCGTAAGTCAACTGGGCTGGGTGGGCTGGGTGGGCTGCTGACATTTCTGCCTATGGTGATTTGTCATCGTACCGCATTGTAGTATGCTGATTTTGGATTGAGTCTTTAGAAAcgcctctctctctctctctctctctctcttttcgtAGTTCAGTTAGGAGGAAATGAACACGTACACGTAGGAATGTGTATATCCACCTGTACAATATTAAAAATGACACGTGATTTTAAACGCAGTTTCCACGTGGTTCTTCTGGCCAATCATATGCAAAGCATCACGTGGTAGCGAGTCCCCGCTTTCCAATTGAGTACatcgcgttctttttttctgtctgctAAGCCCGTTCATTTGCTATGGACAAACGATGGGATAAAATTGTGGCTACGAATCTCTCAGAATTGGTTCCTGTACTTAATCCTCCAGCCCTCCTATTCCGTCTGCGATCTCTAAAGCTCATTACATCACAGGAAATGCAGGAGATTAGGCAATTGCCGTCAAAGCAGGAAATGGCATATGAGCTGCTCGATCAAATTTTACCACGAAAGGGTCCCAACGCATACAGCAAGTTTGTCGAGGTGTTGATGGAAACCGAAGGGCAAGAACATATAGCCGATATGCTAAAAGCAGTCGACGAACACACCGTTATACATGAGACTTTAGACTTAAAGTGTGTCATGCCTGAAGAGCTTATTCATGAGGCTGAGATGGAAAAGCTCAAAAGAGACAACGAAGCTTTGAAAAGTGAAGCGTTGAAGTGGAAGTCAAAATGCAAAGGAGAGGCATTGATAATATTAGGATTGCGAATAAAGGTAATCTCGGCGCAAGTTGTAGCACATTTGCTTGTACCTTCTTTTAGGAAGACGAATCCAAGCTAAAGACGATTGAGCCTCAGTGGAGAGTGCAGATGCTGCCTCCTCTGCCGGCATGTTGTAGGCCCTGCGGTCGAGTAATTGAACTAAACGGAAGTCTTATTGTGGGACGGGGTCGCAAGCTGTTTTACTTGGAGAAGGGGTCGTGGAAAAGCAAGACGGTAGAAGCCTCCATTTGGAGTGTCTTGACCTGTGGGAACAATTGCTACGTGATGggacaacaacaacaacaacaacaacaacaacaacaacaacaaaaggACACGAAAACGCTGAAAATTTACCAGTGGAAATTTGGTAGTGAAAGTTTAGCTGAGATGACACAACTTCCTGAAGATCATCAGCTTACATGGGGAGTTTCAGCAATTGGGAACGAGGAAAAAATCTACATTGTCGGTGGCTACGGGCCCAAATGCGGCTTTGCCAACCAAGTCAGTTGTTACGAGATTAGAACAGGCACGTGGACAAAGATGAAAGAAACCacgattcgacgagctgGCTCCTCTTTGACCATCCTTGGTGATGACATGTACATCGGAGGCGGAATAACGAGTGCAGGAGTTAGTAATCAACTTGAATGTTTGCCATTGATTGGAGATGGCAATTGCAGCACTCTGCCGCCTACGACGAGCCCCCTCTGTCAACTCGCCAAATTCAACGAGCAGCTTGTTGCCGTTGGAGGCTGGGGTCAGAAGAGCAATTGCTTTGAAGTGTATGACATTGTAAAGGACCGTTGGCTTGCGCTTCCGTCACTAAACAGGGGACGCTACGCTCACGGCTTGTGCTCAACGCAAGATAATCGACTATTAGCAGTAAGAGGATTTAGTGAAGGACAGTTCATTGAATGCTTTTACACATGAAGAACACATCATCATGCAGATATATCCGTACTCATCATCGGTCAAGTTTTGCGCATACATGCAGTCGTCCCCGTCGTATCCAGTACCagactttttttctaaaacagCGCAGTGATATCAATATTAATTGTCTTTATAAATGTTCGCCGAAATATTTTCCCCGCGACCTCGTTATGAATATCAACGCCAAAGGAAGGTGGATTCACGTGATCCTATTTGGGTGTGATTATGCAGGCGATGATGCAGCAGAGAGCCTCTCCATTGCCTACGGTCGCTGTCACGCACGGCTATTCAGTAAGAGAATCGCTTAGAACCTGAAAAAGGCGTACAATCGTTCCGTGTATAGCGATCGGAGCCCGGTACGCGAAAGCTTCGAGTGATCGTCGTTCGCGGCGAGCAATTGGCAAAGAAGGACATCTTCGGAGcaaggtaaaaaagaaacaaagatagTTAGATAGTTAGATTTTGACGTAGCGATCCGTACGTGAGAATTCGGCTCCTGAGGGGCCGAACGCACAGTCTCGGTCAAATCGGGGCCGTTCGAACGCCAACCGTGAAGAAAGTAGAGACAGGAGATACACAAGACATTCGGTTCTCCATTTTTGCCCTTTAGACGCTCAATCCCGTGTGGaatacgtcgtttttcttccggGTACTTTCCCCCTTGTCGCTCTCCTCGAAGCATCTCTAGATCCTATGTAGGTGAAACCTGAAAATGGGCTCAAATTCGAggttttcgacgaaaacaGGCTCGTGAGTTTGTCGCCGCGTAACATCGCAATGGAATCTGGAAATCTATTTTTAGACtcgagacgatttccttGGCCAGGCGGAAATCGCTCTCAATGATCATCGCATACCGGTAAGAAATTTTagatatttttaatttaaaaatcatATGAATGTATGCACAGACGGAGGATAGCATTCTTGGATTACATGAGCTGAAATTTGAACTACGACAACGAAGGCAAAATTTGATGCGTAACCACTGATGGAATTTTATTGATAATGGGCCGCTTTTAGTCGAAAATCGCGCGTGCGAGGCAGTTTGATTGTCAAGCTGTTCTACGTCAATCAGGAAGGGCTGGTGACTATGCCGTGGCCCACTTCCCCTGAAGGAAATAGTGGTCTgagatagagaaagagaggagaTAATACCCTTCTTATGATTTGCGTTCCTTTAAGATCAAAACACCGCGAACGGTAGTGGTCATACTGAAGACTGGGAAGTCATCAATTTGGAGGAAACGGAGCCACTACCAGAAGGATGGGAAGAACGTTTCGTAAGTCAATATGCATTCTAGTTTATCAGATTAAACGTAACCGTATTAGGACGTGAATGGACGAGTCTATTACGTCGAGCATAGAACGAGGAGAACTCAGTTAGAAAGGCCCAGCAGGTTCGCTTTTGACGGCACACACAGATACCTCATTTACatagttttctttttcttttaggatgGAACGtccggcgtcgattcgcgaACTTCAACGGGAAATGGTCGCCAGTTTGGAGCACAACTATCGACGCCACATCAGCATGGATTCGGACCGAGAACCGGACGAAGAATTGCCGGAGACGGTGGTCAGCGAAGACTTTGCCGTCTTGACAGTGGAAGAAGCGAGAGCGGCGGAACAGCCCagatcgtcatcgtcaatgTCGACTCTTGATCATGCCGCCCCTGATCGCCAGTCGCTGCCTCTCGGTTGGGAAGAGAGAACTTCAGAgcgaggaaaaaaattcttcattGATCATAATCGAAAAATTACGACTTGGGTAAGACGACCTATAGAACTTAATATGTATATACATAatccttttttcttgttttctagGATGATCCGCGCGTGAAGCCTCCGTCTGGCGTTCGACT is a window from the Oscarella lobularis chromosome 10, ooOscLobu1.1, whole genome shotgun sequence genome containing:
- the LOC136192417 gene encoding GPI ethanolamine phosphate transferase 3-like encodes the protein MVKESAKCCLVVLWILFIYASGMFFFTRGFFLSKTALETKSSNPHRQFCPESRSQRYDKLVLLIVDALRFDYVDYDENLNATAPAYRNKLSILKKLLDDKTNNALLYRFVADAPTLTVQGLKGLTTGTLPSYVNAGANFGASRVVEDSWLYQLTSSGCRRGKATFLGDNTWMSLFGDYFHRQMPVASFSIDDYLTVDDSIVENLYTELSRFDWDVIIAHFLGVDHAGHKEGIDSGAMAGRLTEFDKIMRNVVSLVDNTTLLVLLGDHGMTEDGMHGSDSPAEVESALFFYSKTIRFSTSNDVVKTIDQIDLVPTISLLLGLPVPFSNLGFIIPEVFVDRDRLSLVNAARFNAQQLDRYLTAYYETAIYGNLLPLDYTRLKDQFHEIEFQYMDSNGNVSDVTKFYRQYEQYAKEVQRIFRRLLTRDLKAIFAGIVLIFVACCVNFSLFWHGSRCLSSVRIRQSFVRATICAALTSLSLSLLLRISVAESLLFGVAAGSGLGFLSLNKKGLRTISFSQVTGTGCLGSIVLLLQCIILFSDSYIHNEDAVVDYAVKTALVVYLFVTIRSQVRRREAARTSIVVISLLTLGILTCSRLASNFRTCRSTLRNPCRDLESWSPPERVRLIISSICVGLAPCVVYGTWRSRSRLSRLQQYVIFSLLFLMSICVCLYWVAAVPDWQNVYFPRTVDALIIVLYLGTTLSPSMSVGGYFVPLLGATWIFLTMMQGDKLAPAMALMAIQTMMIDRVIALICQTSTTRISWIEVVLWSTLSWQYFYFTGHHTALSSLRIQAGYIGLRGDVTPGWKMIVAGGLVAINTYSSQIWFTASLPLIRRKVNPKESDSSSSFTDLAVSYLLCFGIKMLSVCLAVTWFLDHPAGMGTFTPRLLFEFAAVLCVFGTILVSSLLACLSSRQKDASSKSIKAME
- the LOC136192424 gene encoding microtubule-associated protein 9-like; translation: MEGTRSRGKTRRSGGEKQKTKEMTAVNQRQPGASLRQSYAQETVVAHATNEPSSLRTGSGRLADSQTIRDAAFEDWAARKMARSSIRLMEEKRAEPRQVNRIEGNKGEAVFLKGKDGSTVVKESAWADSSSMRQAIYEQWLMEKKAAERKEKKELISKKKMEEEENKVKLIERGIDSKKSFEAWSSAKEVELKKKAIEKKKAEREKEREKSEEKESRKQDVVTSFSAWKGKKDEKLKEKQITEVTKKKKTAKEKEEEIEEKQKDSQKAFQNWAEKKGEKLKETAVSKRRAAKEEAKEAERLRLERKTMSETAFEKWKERKESDVVKSTDSSPSSSLGLRLAWCPAGLGSGGVLRTRALPVYARPPSPQQKQHKPRKKKSVQVCCQTLEYWCHCEESN
- the LOC136191787 gene encoding protein lingerer-like isoform X2, whose protein sequence is MAQQPRKFVEKMALLKEKERQQSMAVEQVLQEVRAAKVGVGGRRIGSNAQFGSDYAVAAQPPYYATSTRHRYDPAYGASAAVAPTTPDYGTQQLIHSRLTQSLPVLYSPPPPPPPPPSHQQQSLPPPPPPSQQQLHHNLLDLQSALHEQREMVHAGGGGGNAPTIVSASNVRTRFPHKSQGMDCRTEYPSMMPMQQTLDVLSSSEQLCRRIKSEPDIHNSMKAAEESSQLRQRLLATTATIPEDDRPGMMRAPAPTATAPSSFGQRHRTQSTVLPPSYISTPNDGYSLAGARASSVPNLTEDPVNSSESEFDDSAIYGGGGGGHISGAASAAAAGGQTAIFRVRQGFMNVGSKQKSPVVPRSVRRHQQQHMYGDVETVHSPSLHPPPMYSLNKQQQQQQQDGYAADFPALVSPPLTAANNSGSSSLGQQQQQQQFAFPMGYPDQHSQRQQQQQQQQQQHYFCDVGSELQTAALQRKFNAMNVAPNDMPPPQQQHMPNSPSYPFSAGNDQLTQNYSPYFTQSSPLPSLVVSQSNDQSQQQMPGFPTSGHSQVYSSETLVDSLFAKQLDNSELESLLYSENMLPDPETEEALKRQP
- the LOC136191787 gene encoding protein lingerer-like isoform X1, translated to MAQQPRKFVEKMALLKEKERQQSMAVEQVLQEVRAAKVGVGGRRIGSNAQFGSDYAVAAQPPYYATSTRHRYDPAYGASAAVAPTTPDYGTQQLIHSRLTQSLPVLYSPPPPPPPPPSHQQQSLPPPPPPSQQQLHHNLLDLQSALHEQREMVHAGGGGGNAPTIVSASNVRTRFPHKSQGMDCRTEYPSMMPMQQTLDVLSSSEQLCRRIKSEPDIHNSMKAAEESSQLRQRLLATTATIPEDDRPGMMRAPAPTATAPSSFGQRHRTQSTVLPPSYISTPNDGYSLAGARASSVPNLTEDPVNSSESEFDDSAIYGGGGGGHISGAASAAAAGGQTAIFRVRQGFMNVGSKQKSPVVPRSVRRHQQQHMYGDVETVHSPSLHPPPMYSLNKQQQQQQQDGYAADFPALVSPPLTAANNSGSSSLGQQQQQQQFAFPMGYPDQHSQRQQQQQQQQQQHYFCDVGSELQQTAALQRKFNAMNVAPNDMPPPQQQHMPNSPSYPFSAGNDQLTQNYSPYFTQSSPLPSLVVSQSNDQSQQQMPGFPTSGHSQVYSSETLVDSLFAKQLDNSELESLLYSENMLPDPETEEALKRQP